The Elusimicrobiota bacterium genome has a segment encoding these proteins:
- a CDS encoding thiamine phosphate synthase yields MLRLLLFIAIGGINLLNAPEVIKAGADGLCAISAVVCSEDVQSKIREFQKLFLRGS; encoded by the coding sequence ATTCTACGGTTATTACTTTTTATTGCGATAGGGGGAATAAACCTTTTAAATGCTCCTGAAGTAATAAAAGCCGGTGCGGACGGATTATGTGCGATTTCAGCAGTAGTATGTTCAGAAGATGTGCAAAGCAAAATAAGAGAGTTTCAAAAATTGTTTTTAAGAGGAAGCTGA
- the argC gene encoding N-acetyl-gamma-glutamyl-phosphate reductase: MNAIKVGIIGITGYAGEELIKILFQHPGIEIKFLSSRFDKPKKKLSEIYSNLKNIPDIDCTSLDIDNNLKESELKNTDVVFLALPHGTSAQIAKKVLKAGKKVIDLSADFRLKNPATYKKYYELEHPCPELLKEAVYGLPELYKTQISKAKLIANPGCYPTSVILGSMPLLKNKLVKKTSIIIDSKSGYSGAGREFVKKYLAAGLPNTFAYKTGGKHRHIPEMEQELSLLTEKPEECKIIFTPHVVPQERGMYSVLYFEILRKISLTEIASLYKTFYKDEPFVRVLGEGKEPQTINVTNTNFCDIGFALYESKNILIVMSALDNLVKGASGQAVQNMNLLYGLDEKTGLQ, from the coding sequence ATGAACGCGATTAAAGTTGGTATTATCGGCATTACCGGCTACGCCGGAGAAGAATTAATAAAAATTTTATTTCAACACCCAGGTATTGAAATAAAATTTTTAAGCAGCCGTTTTGACAAGCCGAAGAAAAAACTTTCGGAAATATATTCAAATTTAAAAAATATTCCAGATATTGATTGCACCAGCCTGGATATTGACAATAACTTGAAGGAATCTGAGCTTAAAAATACTGACGTGGTTTTTCTTGCTTTACCGCACGGCACTTCTGCACAAATCGCCAAAAAAGTTTTAAAGGCCGGCAAGAAAGTAATCGACTTAAGCGCGGATTTCCGTTTAAAAAATCCTGCTACTTACAAAAAATATTATGAACTGGAACATCCATGCCCTGAGCTGCTCAAGGAAGCAGTTTATGGCCTGCCTGAACTCTACAAAACACAAATTTCAAAAGCTAAACTAATCGCTAATCCGGGATGTTATCCGACATCAGTAATTTTGGGAAGCATGCCCCTTTTAAAAAACAAACTCGTTAAGAAAACGTCAATAATTATTGATTCAAAAAGCGGGTATTCCGGGGCAGGCAGAGAATTTGTAAAAAAATACCTGGCTGCGGGGCTTCCAAACACATTCGCATATAAAACCGGCGGGAAACACCGCCATATACCTGAAATGGAACAGGAACTATCACTCTTAACAGAAAAACCTGAGGAGTGTAAAATCATTTTTACGCCTCATGTCGTGCCTCAGGAGCGGGGAATGTATTCGGTTTTATATTTCGAAATATTAAGAAAAATATCTTTGACTGAAATTGCCAGCCTGTATAAAACATTTTATAAGGACGAACCTTTTGTCCGGGTGCTGGGTGAAGGCAAAGAACCTCAGACTATAAACGTTACTAACACAAATTTCTGTGATATTGGTTTTGCACTCTATGAGAGTAAAAATATCCTCATAGTTATGTCAGCCTTAGATAATTTAGTCAAGGGCGCTTCAGGCCAGGCTGTGCAGAATATGAACCTCCTGTATGGATTAGATGAAAAAACCGGCCTCCAGTAA
- the rsmI gene encoding 16S rRNA (cytidine(1402)-2'-O)-methyltransferase: protein MTAVLYLVATPIGNLEDITLRAIRTLKEVDLIACEDTRRTKILLNHYAISKELVSYHSYSQNSKTDFLIENLLSGKNVAYVTDGGTPGISDPGEELVREALKNNITVESIPGPSALISALVCSGLPANGFIFLGFLQRKPGKIKKALKKAAELEKTIIFYESPFRIVKTIRLCKEIFAEAENTRCVIARELTKKFEEIIRGTLSEVYDDISQRKEIKGEIVALINPKNKGKENERD, encoded by the coding sequence ATGACCGCGGTCCTTTACCTGGTTGCCACACCGATTGGAAACCTTGAAGACATCACTTTACGCGCCATTAGAACCTTAAAAGAAGTTGACCTTATAGCTTGTGAAGATACCCGAAGGACAAAAATTTTACTGAACCATTATGCTATATCAAAAGAACTTGTCAGTTACCATTCATACAGCCAAAACTCCAAGACTGATTTCTTAATTGAAAATTTGCTTTCCGGGAAAAATGTTGCCTATGTTACTGACGGCGGGACTCCGGGGATTTCTGATCCGGGCGAAGAACTTGTAAGAGAAGCGCTGAAAAATAACATAACTGTTGAAAGCATCCCTGGCCCCTCAGCATTAATTTCAGCTCTTGTTTGTTCCGGCTTGCCTGCAAATGGATTTATATTCTTGGGCTTTTTGCAAAGGAAACCCGGCAAGATAAAAAAAGCACTCAAGAAAGCGGCAGAATTAGAAAAAACCATAATATTTTATGAATCGCCCTTCAGAATTGTAAAAACTATCAGGTTATGCAAAGAAATCTTCGCGGAAGCGGAAAATACCCGGTGCGTTATTGCAAGAGAACTGACAAAGAAATTCGAGGAAATAATAAGAGGAACTTTATCCGAAGTTTACGATGACATTTCGCAAAGAAAAGAAATTAAAGGTGAAATAGTGGCTTTAATAAACCCCAAAAATAAAGGCAAAGAAAATGAACGCGATTAA
- a CDS encoding DUF3307 domain-containing protein, whose product MIIFWRLLLAHFLTDFTLQTNFIAKWKRESIFGALAHSGIFLLLSMVLCVFSDNFSGLTTHYLFDVWWKLPGWLCVMLIFIIHFGEDYYRIWSIKEGGSSDNLLFFIWDQFIHIILIFLFSPIDTSFSISEHWVVIAILLILVTHFSSIFIYYIEQLIYGPEHIATGLKGKYHLMLERLTIFGCFLLPGRFWMMVIVVLLARVFLYKPTHDFSKINIISSVSLSILIGLLSRLILY is encoded by the coding sequence ATGATAATTTTTTGGCGTCTTTTATTGGCGCATTTTTTAACTGATTTCACTCTGCAGACCAATTTCATTGCAAAATGGAAAAGAGAAAGCATTTTCGGGGCCCTAGCTCATTCAGGTATATTTTTACTTCTATCAATGGTGTTATGTGTATTCTCAGATAACTTTTCAGGCCTTACAACGCACTACTTGTTTGATGTCTGGTGGAAGCTGCCCGGATGGCTATGCGTAATGCTTATTTTCATTATCCATTTCGGTGAAGACTATTACCGTATTTGGAGTATAAAAGAAGGGGGATCTTCTGACAACCTCCTATTTTTTATTTGGGACCAGTTCATTCACATTATCCTGATATTTTTGTTTTCTCCGATAGATACATCATTTTCCATTTCTGAGCATTGGGTTGTAATCGCAATATTGCTTATTCTGGTTACCCACTTTAGTTCTATTTTCATTTACTATATAGAACAGCTCATTTACGGACCGGAACATATTGCAACAGGGCTAAAAGGCAAGTATCACCTTATGCTAGAAAGGCTAACAATATTCGGGTGTTTTCTGCTGCCCGGACGCTTTTGGATGATGGTAATTGTTGTTTTATTAGCCCGCGTATTTTTATATAAACCAACTCACGATTTTAGTAAAATAAACATTATTTCAAGTGTTTCACTTTCTATATTAATCGGTTTATTGTCCAGATTGATACTTTATTAG